The genome window CTGCCGGAGCTTTAAAAGATTGAGCGCCCTGGCCGCGACACCCTCACCTTCTTCCATGAGGGCCAGCAATACGTGTTCTGTTCCAATACCATCGTGATTATAGCGGTGCGCTTCCTCATTCGCCAGCGTCAGTACTTTGCGTGCGCGTTCAGTGAATTTGGCAAATGGATGATCTGGCCCTGGCCTGATATTCACAGTGACGCGCTGGCCCTGCACAAACTTCTCTACATCCTCTGGGGCAAAACGATACTCTCCAGCAATACGATATCCGATCAATTCACCTCGTGTCACCAGACGCCTCACAGTTACCGGCTCGATCCGTAGCAGATCAGCGACTTCTTCTGTTGTCAGTAGGCGTTCCATAATATCCTCTCTAATAAAGTAGCGAACTACGATCTAACTAAGATTAGTATAGATGATTTTACCGTAATTTGCAATACTTAAAAGTACTTCAAGATTATTTAAGATTTTATTGTAGTGTTGGCAAGAGGTTGAGGGTGAGAAGATGAAATACAATCATGGCAGAAGAGTAGTCGCTCGTACTTTTTGGGGAGAATTCCCCCTGGACGCCTTCTATCTCATTCACAAAAAACGGTTTCTTATCACGTCTATTCTCTGAAAATTTGAACAGCATGTCTGCATTACTAGTTGGCAATCTTTTCTAAAAATTCTGTAGAAACGCTATGGACAAACCATGTGGCTTCTGAGTGCCAATTGTTGATTGAGGCAGGTTATTCCCTGCAAGGAGAGACATTATGTTCTTTGAAAAGTTCTTTCAAGCTATTCATCTTCGTGGCAGCCTACGCTGGTTTTTGTGCTTGTCGGCCCTGGTAATGCTCTTTGTATCCCTGACTGTCACAGTTCCTGGTACGCTGGCCGCAGGCGCCAGTGAGTTTAATAGCTCCAACAGCGCTCGACTGCATGGTGCTTCTGCTGCGATAACAGGTAGAAGCAACATCCACCGAAGCTCTGGGCCGCACTTCTTCCGCCTTAAAGGTGCTCCCGCACCGAAGTTAGGAAGCGGTAATCTCCAATACTTTGGAGGCCCGATCCAAAAATATCCCAAGGTGTATATCACATTCTGGGACTGGAGCAGTGATCCCTATAGTGAAGCGCCGTACCTTGAAAATTTCCTTGCCGGAGTGGGAGGAAGT of Ktedonobacteraceae bacterium contains these proteins:
- a CDS encoding Clp protease N-terminal domain-containing protein, with amino-acid sequence MERLLTTEEVADLLRIEPVTVRRLVTRGELIGYRIAGEYRFAPEDVEKFVQGQRVTVNIRPGPDHPFAKFTERARKVLTLANEEAHRYNHDGIGTEHVLLALMEEGEGVAARALNLLKLRQDEVRDQIEMLHPAGEHAIEDAQIGMTQHGKASIELAVQEALLLKHHYIGTEHLLLGLIREQEDITDQIFRRSGVTLEKTRTLIKQILAGETATVSEPKRQAES